The following are from one region of the Candidatus Hydrogenedentota bacterium genome:
- the queG gene encoding tRNA epoxyqueuosine(34) reductase QueG: protein MDQLSAAIKAKALELGFSDCRIASTSEETDDGFNQWVDRGYYGNLKWIKHSREVRQMVRLKLPQASSVIVLAWNHHDPERAATQPALGKIARYAQHRDYHRWIRRPLKSLTAYIKEMVPESQCYASADSGAVRERAWAARAGMGWIGKQGLIIHPHFGSWFHLATILTTVRLAPDDPIENRCGDCNLCVEACPTKAILEGPLVDCRKCISYHTVENKKKAPDDILVFNKGWVFGCDICQEVCPWNKRSDLVAAQTDQTETILPALSAWEMLFLSEEEFKAIYGETALTRVGYPCFLRNVAMALYHGISQGLL, encoded by the coding sequence GTGGATCAATTAAGTGCAGCGATCAAAGCGAAAGCTTTGGAGCTTGGTTTTTCCGATTGTCGTATCGCTTCTACCTCCGAAGAGACTGACGATGGCTTCAATCAATGGGTCGATCGAGGCTACTATGGAAATTTAAAATGGATTAAGCATAGCCGGGAAGTTCGGCAAATGGTACGCTTGAAATTGCCTCAAGCATCTTCCGTCATTGTTTTAGCATGGAATCACCATGATCCTGAAAGGGCCGCCACCCAGCCTGCACTGGGAAAAATAGCCCGTTATGCGCAACATCGGGATTATCATCGCTGGATACGGCGACCGCTCAAAAGTTTGACTGCGTACATTAAAGAGATGGTACCCGAATCCCAATGCTATGCTTCCGCCGATAGCGGTGCTGTGCGGGAGCGAGCTTGGGCGGCACGGGCAGGGATGGGATGGATCGGAAAGCAGGGACTGATCATTCATCCCCATTTCGGCAGCTGGTTCCATCTTGCCACTATCTTGACGACCGTAAGATTGGCGCCCGATGACCCCATAGAAAATCGCTGCGGTGATTGCAATCTCTGCGTCGAGGCTTGTCCGACAAAAGCCATACTAGAGGGACCTCTGGTCGATTGCCGCAAATGTATTTCCTATCACACTGTCGAAAATAAAAAGAAGGCTCCCGACGATATCTTAGTGTTTAATAAGGGCTGGGTTTTTGGCTGCGACATTTGTCAGGAGGTGTGTCCATGGAATAAGCGTTCTGATTTGGTTGCTGCACAAACAGATCAAACGGAGACGATTTTGCCCGCATTGTCTGCGTGGGAAATGCTCTTCCTTTCAGAAGAAGAATTTAAAGCAATTTATGGGGAGACGGCATTGACGCGGGTCGGGTATCCTTGTTTTCTGCGCAATGTGGCAATGGCTTTGTACCACGGGATCTCTCAAGGTTTGTTGTAG
- a CDS encoding dihydrodipicolinate synthase family protein, whose protein sequence is MKVPDFVEGPIAPMFTVFQADGSLDDAGQRRFLDYLLQSGSISAYFIRSGMGLMYTFSKEDTRQLTRNVCAHIKGSAPVLVGCNGIWDRNYDKRPDPKNYVEESVELGNFALETGADAVVYTMPEALVPKEGQSHQALIEGFFTDVCARVDGPVFVYQPPNTHKDYEVRPETLAKIAAIDNFVGGKFSTSDGFYMYELMRATREQEFAYIMGHECIYYAGLTLGATAVIGQGTILHPQLFHAALKAYRAGDWAGVLTAEDAINRLVVGIGKPVDFLKRYASDQGFDVPLYSRSQSSNPYMSDSVPLTDEEYARFKAIFEKEMQPYL, encoded by the coding sequence ATGAAAGTACCTGATTTTGTGGAGGGTCCCATAGCCCCCATGTTCACCGTGTTTCAAGCGGACGGCAGCCTTGATGATGCGGGCCAGCGCCGATTCCTTGATTATCTTTTACAAAGCGGATCGATAAGTGCTTATTTTATCCGTTCCGGCATGGGGCTTATGTACACATTTTCGAAGGAAGATACGCGCCAGCTGACGCGTAACGTGTGTGCTCATATAAAAGGCAGCGCCCCTGTCCTCGTCGGTTGTAACGGCATTTGGGACCGGAATTATGATAAACGCCCCGATCCGAAAAACTACGTGGAAGAAAGCGTTGAACTGGGGAATTTCGCTTTGGAGACTGGCGCTGATGCCGTGGTTTACACCATGCCCGAGGCCTTGGTTCCTAAAGAGGGCCAGTCCCATCAGGCGCTGATTGAAGGTTTTTTTACTGACGTGTGTGCCCGAGTGGATGGGCCCGTTTTCGTCTATCAACCGCCTAACACCCATAAAGATTATGAGGTGCGCCCTGAGACCCTCGCCAAAATTGCGGCAATCGATAATTTTGTGGGTGGGAAGTTTTCCACCTCCGACGGCTTCTACATGTATGAATTGATGCGCGCCACGCGAGAGCAGGAATTTGCTTACATCATGGGACATGAATGTATTTATTACGCAGGATTGACACTGGGCGCTACGGCGGTCATCGGTCAGGGCACTATACTCCATCCGCAGTTGTTCCATGCAGCTTTAAAAGCGTATCGTGCCGGAGATTGGGCAGGTGTATTAACGGCTGAGGATGCCATCAATCGCTTGGTCGTAGGTATCGGCAAGCCCGTGGATTTCCTGAAGCGCTATGCTAGTGACCAAGGATTCGATGTGCCTCTCTATAGCCGTTCCCAAAGCAGTAATCCCTATATGAGCGACAGTGTACCCCTTACGGATGAAGAGTACGCACGATTTAAAGCGATCTTCGAAAAAGAAATGCAGCCCTATCTTTAA